A genomic region of Marinobacter sp. NP-4(2019) contains the following coding sequences:
- a CDS encoding substrate-binding domain-containing protein, producing MVKNKRPTLQDIADRVGATKMTVSRCLRGADNVSEPMRERIFAEAEALGYIPNRAPDLLSKSTSHAIGVLLPSLTNQVFADVIKGVESVTEPAGYHLMLAHYGYSPEIEERSLSSLLSYNVDGVILSESQHTGRTLRMLQTAGVPTVEIMDTHTAPFEQAVGFDNVSAAYDMVREMIRLGRRRVVYLAVRLDARTLQRQEGYNRAMEEEGLAPVTLRSEQRSSFSVGATLMARILEENPDTDGIFCTNDDVAIGAFFECQRRGIPVPERIAIAGFHGHDVGRVMVPPLASVITPREMVGQRAAEELIARLGGAAISDQRIDLGYRIERGGTL from the coding sequence ATGGTAAAGAATAAACGCCCCACATTGCAGGATATTGCCGACCGGGTCGGAGCGACCAAGATGACTGTCAGCCGGTGCCTGCGTGGCGCGGACAATGTCTCTGAACCGATGCGGGAGCGAATCTTTGCCGAGGCAGAGGCGCTGGGCTATATCCCCAACCGTGCTCCGGACCTGCTTTCCAAGTCCACCAGCCATGCAATCGGTGTGTTGTTGCCGTCACTGACCAACCAGGTCTTTGCAGATGTCATCAAGGGGGTAGAGTCGGTCACTGAGCCGGCGGGGTATCACCTGATGCTGGCCCACTACGGATACAGTCCCGAGATAGAGGAGCGCAGTCTGTCTTCGCTGCTGTCCTACAACGTGGATGGCGTTATCCTGTCGGAAAGTCAGCATACCGGTCGTACCCTGAGGATGCTGCAGACCGCCGGGGTGCCGACGGTGGAAATCATGGACACGCACACGGCGCCGTTTGAGCAGGCTGTGGGGTTCGACAACGTCAGTGCGGCCTACGATATGGTACGTGAAATGATCCGGCTCGGACGTCGGCGGGTGGTCTATCTCGCGGTCCGGCTGGATGCCCGAACCCTCCAGCGCCAGGAGGGCTATAACCGTGCCATGGAGGAAGAGGGGCTGGCACCGGTAACCCTCCGCAGTGAACAGCGTTCGTCGTTCAGTGTGGGCGCCACCCTGATGGCGCGGATACTGGAGGAGAATCCGGACACCGATGGCATCTTCTGTACGAATGATGACGTTGCCATAGGGGCGTTCTTTGAGTGCCAGCGCCGGGGCATCCCCGTACCGGAGCGGATCGCTATCGCCGGCTTCCATGGTCACGATGTTGGTCGTGTCATGGTGCCGCCACTGGCGAGCGTGATTACACCGCGGGAGATGGTCGGGCAGCGAGCCGCTGAAGAGCTGATTGCACGCCTGGGTGGTGCGGCAATCAGCGACCAGCGTATTGACCTCGGCTACCGGATTGAGCGGGGCGGAACCCTCTGA
- the yihA gene encoding ribosome biogenesis GTP-binding protein YihA/YsxC, translated as MSSDLTQKSISFNSARFLISASRLEECPLDSGAEVAFAGRSNAGKSSAINSITANGKLARTSKTPGRTRLINFFTLNRENCRLVDLPGYGYAKVSRDMKDDWQQHLGHYLNDRRCLRGLVLVMDIRHPLTDFDQMMVEWCEHNNLPLMILATKADKLKFGQAKTAMLGIAGKLKEFQCVEHLIMFSATSKRGVDESRDALTAWLEAGSDEVTDEMMG; from the coding sequence GTGTCATCTGATCTGACTCAAAAATCGATCTCATTCAACAGCGCCCGATTCCTGATCAGCGCCTCGCGGCTGGAAGAATGTCCACTGGATTCCGGGGCGGAAGTCGCGTTTGCGGGACGCTCCAACGCCGGCAAATCCAGCGCGATCAATTCCATTACCGCCAACGGAAAACTGGCGCGTACCAGCAAGACACCCGGCCGTACCCGCCTGATCAACTTCTTCACACTGAATCGAGAGAACTGCCGCCTGGTGGACCTGCCCGGCTATGGCTACGCCAAGGTCTCCCGGGATATGAAGGACGACTGGCAACAACACCTGGGGCATTACCTCAACGATCGCCGCTGCTTGCGAGGCCTGGTACTGGTCATGGACATTCGCCACCCGCTGACCGATTTCGACCAGATGATGGTGGAATGGTGTGAACATAACAACTTGCCGCTGATGATTCTGGCCACCAAGGCCGACAAACTGAAATTCGGCCAGGCCAAGACAGCCATGCTGGGCATCGCCGGAAAACTGAAGGAGTTTCAGTGCGTCGAACACCTGATCATGTTCTCGGCAACGTCAAAGCGGGGCGTTGATGAAAGCCGTGACGCGTTGACTGCATGGCTGGAAGCCGGCAGCGACGAGGTCACAGACGAGATGATGGGCTAA
- a CDS encoding gluconokinase has translation MTAPKVIVMGVSGCGKSLAGTMLASELGVRFYDADDYHSRANVDKMAAGIPLTDEDRRGWLDDLAALIRWEAGGLVLACSALKRCYRERLLDHNPGVRLIYLKGDFETIWARHSRRTDHYFNGRAMLESQFQLLEEPSPDENAIVVDVSVAPGQIIRQCLAGLGLRGEDSRN, from the coding sequence ATGACGGCACCAAAAGTGATCGTAATGGGGGTGTCCGGGTGCGGTAAGAGTCTCGCCGGTACCATGCTTGCCAGCGAATTGGGGGTTCGGTTTTACGATGCGGACGATTACCACAGTCGGGCCAATGTAGACAAAATGGCGGCGGGCATTCCGCTGACCGATGAGGACCGCCGGGGCTGGCTGGATGATCTCGCCGCGCTGATTCGGTGGGAGGCGGGCGGCCTGGTGCTGGCCTGCTCGGCGCTGAAGCGTTGCTACCGCGAGCGCCTTCTGGATCACAATCCGGGGGTGCGTTTGATCTACCTCAAGGGTGATTTTGAAACCATTTGGGCCCGGCATTCCAGGCGAACAGACCATTACTTCAATGGTCGTGCCATGCTGGAGAGCCAGTTTCAGTTGTTGGAGGAGCCGAGCCCTGATGAAAACGCTATTGTCGTGGATGTATCCGTGGCGCCAGGGCAGATCATCAGGCAGTGCCTTGCCGGGCTTGGTCTGCGGGGCGAGGATTCCCGGAACTGA
- a CDS encoding TRAP transporter small permease subunit, giving the protein MSVENNASGRGDDPDREIVLPEKDEDVGFTSLDRGIVWLGKKLSLVFAVIVLVSFYEIIRRYVFDAPTLWVHETVTFAGATLFVLGGLYALATDRHVRIVLIYDAVSPRAQRWLRVVHHLLGLAFCGMLLFASWSMATEAVLAPWGDWRLETSGSAWNPPFPAFLKVIILVAVAVMTLQFLLHLVRDLRGKGGV; this is encoded by the coding sequence ATGTCTGTTGAAAATAATGCATCCGGTCGGGGTGATGATCCCGATCGGGAGATTGTCCTGCCTGAAAAGGACGAGGATGTGGGGTTCACCTCGCTGGACAGGGGCATTGTCTGGCTTGGCAAGAAACTGAGCCTGGTGTTCGCGGTGATTGTTCTGGTGTCTTTCTACGAAATCATTCGCCGCTATGTATTCGATGCGCCGACACTCTGGGTGCACGAAACCGTGACCTTCGCCGGCGCCACGCTGTTTGTCCTCGGTGGGTTGTATGCCCTGGCCACTGATCGCCATGTCCGGATCGTGCTGATCTATGACGCAGTCTCGCCCCGTGCCCAGCGCTGGCTGCGGGTTGTTCATCATCTGCTGGGGCTCGCCTTTTGTGGCATGCTGCTTTTCGCAAGTTGGTCGATGGCGACAGAAGCGGTGCTGGCACCCTGGGGGGACTGGCGTCTTGAGACGTCCGGCTCGGCGTGGAACCCACCGTTCCCGGCGTTCCTGAAAGTGATCATTCTGGTGGCAGTCGCTGTCATGACGCTGCAGTTCCTGCTGCACCTGGTGCGCGATCTCCGTGGCAAGGGAGGTGTCTGA
- a CDS encoding TetR/AcrR family transcriptional regulator, with the protein MKTRDKILLSSLELFNERGERNVTTNHIAAHLAISPGNLYYHFRNKSDIIYEIFLEYEKLVDYYLDIPEDRPLTLDDMMFYLESVFDGLWSYRFFHRDLEHLLDGDRRLRQDYREFTERCLDAISRIFEKMADAGIIEPQSEELRSAMSLNVWLVITNWMAFLKTAHACEESANLTLTELKQGIYQVLTLEIPYLTPAYRERVMALREQYRPQLPEAREVESSVRSVGWRSA; encoded by the coding sequence ATGAAAACCAGAGACAAGATCCTGCTATCCAGCCTGGAGCTATTTAACGAGCGGGGTGAGCGAAATGTCACCACCAATCACATTGCTGCGCATCTGGCCATATCTCCGGGTAACCTCTATTACCATTTCCGCAACAAGTCGGACATCATTTACGAGATCTTCCTGGAATATGAAAAGCTGGTGGATTATTACCTGGATATTCCAGAGGATCGGCCGCTGACTCTGGATGACATGATGTTTTATCTGGAATCCGTCTTTGACGGGCTCTGGAGTTACCGGTTTTTCCATCGCGACCTGGAACATCTGCTGGATGGTGACCGGCGGCTACGCCAGGATTACCGGGAGTTCACCGAGCGTTGCCTGGACGCCATCAGCCGGATCTTCGAGAAGATGGCGGACGCGGGCATCATCGAACCCCAATCGGAAGAATTGCGTTCGGCCATGTCGCTGAACGTCTGGCTGGTTATCACCAACTGGATGGCGTTCCTGAAAACAGCCCATGCCTGCGAGGAATCCGCCAATCTCACGCTGACGGAGCTCAAGCAGGGAATCTACCAGGTGCTGACCCTGGAAATTCCCTACCTGACACCGGCCTACCGGGAAAGGGTCATGGCGCTGAGAGAGCAGTACCGCCCACAACTGCCGGAAGCCCGTGAGGTCGAATCGTCAGTCAGAAGCGTTGGATGGCGTTCTGCCTGA
- a CDS encoding TRAP transporter large permease, with product MFELASLGIGYGSLLMLVMLIVLLLTGMQLAFATGLVALVFALGWFGPDALPIVSSRLYSFIGNYVFLAVPMFVLMASLLDHSGIARDLFDAMARLGRKLRGGVAIQTLVVAVILASMSGVIGGETVLLGILALPQMLRLGYDRKLAIGTTCAGGALGTMLPPSIVLIIYGLTANVSIGDLFKGAFAPALILALLYMGYVLIRVWLKPEMAPLPSDQDAPETPMPNFFKALLFPLLSVVVVLGSIYGGVASVTEASALGVMGIAISTWIRGELSLAMVRKATVSTLRVCGMIIWIGIGATALVGVYNLMGGIDFVRDMVFAVSGGHGLSTILFMMLILLILGMFLDWVGVALLTMPIFVPIVTELGYSPIWFGVVFCMNMQVSFLSPPFGPAAFYLKTVTPKDISLGEIFRALLPFIALQVVALGLLIAFPQLALWWQ from the coding sequence ATGTTTGAACTGGCTTCCCTCGGTATTGGTTATGGCAGTCTGTTGATGCTGGTCATGCTGATTGTCCTGCTGCTCACCGGAATGCAGCTGGCATTTGCCACGGGTCTGGTTGCCCTGGTGTTCGCCCTGGGCTGGTTCGGCCCGGATGCGTTACCCATTGTCAGTAGCCGCTTGTATAGCTTCATTGGCAACTATGTTTTCCTGGCAGTGCCCATGTTCGTGCTGATGGCGTCATTGCTGGATCATTCCGGTATCGCCCGCGACCTGTTCGACGCCATGGCTCGCCTGGGTCGCAAACTGCGGGGCGGTGTCGCGATACAGACTCTGGTGGTGGCGGTAATCCTGGCCTCGATGTCTGGCGTCATTGGCGGCGAGACGGTACTGCTGGGGATCCTGGCACTGCCGCAGATGCTACGCCTGGGCTACGATCGCAAGCTGGCCATTGGCACCACCTGTGCGGGTGGGGCGCTCGGTACCATGCTGCCACCCAGTATCGTACTGATTATTTACGGGCTGACCGCTAATGTCTCCATTGGCGACCTGTTCAAGGGTGCCTTTGCGCCTGCACTGATACTGGCACTGCTTTACATGGGGTACGTCCTGATACGTGTCTGGCTGAAGCCGGAGATGGCACCGCTGCCTTCGGATCAGGATGCGCCCGAAACGCCAATGCCGAACTTTTTTAAGGCATTGTTGTTTCCCCTGCTTTCGGTGGTTGTGGTGTTGGGTAGTATCTATGGCGGTGTGGCCTCGGTCACAGAGGCGTCGGCACTGGGTGTCATGGGGATTGCCATCAGTACCTGGATTCGCGGTGAGCTGTCCCTGGCCATGGTACGTAAGGCTACCGTCAGCACGCTGCGGGTCTGCGGCATGATTATCTGGATCGGGATTGGTGCAACCGCGTTGGTCGGTGTCTACAACCTCATGGGGGGTATCGATTTCGTCCGCGACATGGTCTTTGCCGTCAGTGGCGGCCATGGCCTGAGCACCATCCTTTTCATGATGTTGATCCTGCTCATACTTGGCATGTTCCTGGACTGGGTTGGCGTCGCGCTGCTGACCATGCCGATCTTTGTGCCCATCGTCACGGAACTGGGGTACAGCCCGATCTGGTTCGGGGTGGTGTTCTGTATGAACATGCAAGTGTCCTTCCTGTCGCCTCCATTTGGACCGGCGGCCTTCTACCTCAAGACGGTGACGCCGAAGGACATTTCCCTGGGTGAGATCTTTCGGGCTCTGCTGCCATTCATTGCTCTCCAGGTAGTGGCGCTTGGTTTGCTGATTGCGTTCCCCCAACTGGCGCTATGGTGGCAGTGA
- a CDS encoding TRAP transporter substrate-binding protein: protein MFPTRHAIGVFLATLAFNAFAADFTFKFQSSDPAGVKNFKIQQAWADRVETMTGGRVEIDLLPVGSVVSHTETLGAMKMGVLDGHISVTGYFSGKDPAFGLIGNTVGAWSSPDQLIDYINYGGGYELMNELYEPYGVKFIGGGGTGLESFVSKKPLDGVADLKGLKMRAPEGLVQSVFAAAGASPVNLPGSEVYTALSKGVIDAADYTVFSTNHEAGLNDIASHPVNPGFHSLPLLEIAMGLKAWEKLPEDIQAIMTVSARDFAQDISTQLAMADREAVNEARANPEITIHDWSAEERRKFRAIARDQWKVYAEQSPNAGKVYQSVTKYLESQGLL, encoded by the coding sequence ATGTTTCCGACAAGACACGCTATTGGCGTATTTCTGGCCACGCTTGCGTTTAATGCCTTTGCTGCCGATTTCACCTTCAAGTTCCAGTCTTCAGACCCTGCCGGTGTCAAAAATTTCAAGATTCAACAGGCCTGGGCCGATCGTGTGGAGACCATGACCGGTGGTCGTGTGGAGATCGACTTGCTGCCGGTTGGCAGTGTCGTCAGCCACACCGAGACCCTGGGAGCCATGAAAATGGGGGTGTTGGACGGCCACATTTCGGTCACCGGATACTTTTCCGGTAAGGATCCGGCATTCGGACTGATTGGCAATACCGTGGGTGCCTGGTCCAGCCCTGACCAGCTTATTGACTACATCAACTACGGCGGCGGTTATGAGCTGATGAATGAGCTGTATGAACCGTACGGCGTCAAATTTATTGGTGGCGGTGGTACCGGGCTTGAGTCGTTCGTGTCAAAAAAGCCGCTTGACGGGGTGGCGGATCTCAAGGGGCTGAAAATGCGTGCGCCCGAAGGGCTGGTGCAGTCGGTCTTTGCCGCGGCCGGTGCTTCGCCGGTCAACCTGCCCGGCTCCGAGGTCTATACCGCATTGAGCAAGGGCGTGATTGACGCAGCCGACTACACGGTGTTCTCAACCAACCATGAGGCCGGCCTGAATGACATTGCCTCACATCCTGTCAATCCCGGGTTTCATTCGTTGCCCCTGCTGGAAATTGCCATGGGGCTTAAGGCGTGGGAGAAACTGCCAGAAGACATCCAGGCCATTATGACGGTGTCCGCCAGGGACTTTGCGCAGGACATTAGCACCCAATTGGCAATGGCTGATCGGGAGGCCGTCAATGAGGCCCGTGCGAATCCGGAGATTACCATCCACGACTGGTCTGCCGAGGAGCGCCGCAAGTTCCGTGCTATTGCCCGCGATCAATGGAAGGTCTACGCAGAGCAGTCCCCCAATGCCGGCAAGGTGTACCAGTCGGTCACCAAATACCTGGAGTCTCAGGGCCTCCTCTGA
- a CDS encoding coniferyl aldehyde dehydrogenase — translation MGASVVQLTESKKQIQHTHRVFEDQKKAFRNNSMPSLTERQENLKRLKRALLSNQDKLTDAIDRDFSCRSKDESLIAEIMPSIQGINYTLKNLGGWMKPSKRHVSVLFQPASNKVHYQPKGVVGVIVPWNYPLYLAVGPLVASLAAGNRTMIKMSEFTPHTSALFKEIIEATFPGDLVSVITGEADVAADFSSRPFDHLLFTGSTSVGKLVMRAASENLTPVTLELGGKSPAIVSSDVPMEDAAQRIAFGKAFNAGQTCVAPDYVLCPADRVQAFVDEFRARFAEMYPSLRDNDDYTAIINERQYERLQGYLDDAREKGAEIVELNPARENLKDGTRKIPLTLVLKTTPDMKVMQDEIFGPILPVVGYGGLDEAIHYINDRPRPLALYFFGYDRSMQQQVVDNTHSGGMCINDALMHVAQDDLPFGGIGDSGMGHYHGKEGFLTLSHHRAIFSKQKFNSGKYVYAPHGTTAHKMVYKLFIR, via the coding sequence ATGGGAGCCAGCGTCGTCCAGCTTACCGAAAGTAAGAAGCAAATCCAGCACACGCATCGTGTATTCGAAGATCAGAAAAAGGCATTTCGCAACAACTCAATGCCCTCACTGACCGAGCGTCAGGAAAACCTGAAGCGGCTGAAGCGGGCGCTACTGAGCAACCAGGACAAGCTGACCGACGCCATTGACCGGGATTTCAGTTGCCGCTCGAAGGACGAATCGCTGATTGCTGAAATCATGCCGTCCATTCAGGGCATCAATTACACCCTGAAAAACCTCGGTGGCTGGATGAAGCCCTCGAAACGTCATGTCTCGGTGCTGTTCCAGCCCGCCAGCAATAAGGTCCACTACCAGCCCAAAGGCGTGGTCGGCGTTATTGTGCCCTGGAACTACCCGCTGTATCTGGCTGTCGGGCCTCTGGTCGCCTCACTGGCCGCGGGTAACCGCACCATGATCAAGATGTCAGAGTTCACTCCGCATACCTCCGCCCTGTTCAAGGAGATCATTGAGGCTACCTTCCCCGGGGACCTGGTATCGGTGATCACCGGAGAGGCGGATGTTGCCGCGGATTTCTCCAGCCGCCCCTTTGACCACCTGCTGTTCACCGGCTCCACTTCCGTGGGCAAGCTGGTGATGCGTGCAGCCTCGGAGAACCTGACACCGGTTACCCTGGAACTGGGCGGCAAGTCCCCTGCGATTGTCTCCTCCGATGTTCCCATGGAGGATGCCGCCCAGCGCATTGCGTTCGGCAAGGCCTTCAATGCCGGCCAGACCTGTGTGGCACCGGATTACGTGCTCTGTCCGGCGGACCGGGTGCAGGCCTTTGTGGACGAATTTCGCGCCCGCTTTGCCGAAATGTACCCCAGCCTGCGGGACAACGACGACTACACCGCCATTATCAATGAACGCCAATACGAGCGGTTGCAGGGTTATCTGGACGACGCCCGGGAAAAAGGCGCCGAGATCGTCGAGCTCAACCCGGCACGGGAAAACCTCAAGGACGGCACCCGCAAGATTCCTCTGACCCTGGTTCTGAAGACTACCCCGGACATGAAGGTGATGCAGGACGAGATTTTTGGACCGATTCTGCCGGTCGTCGGTTACGGTGGCCTGGACGAAGCCATCCACTACATCAACGATCGCCCTCGCCCACTCGCCCTGTACTTCTTTGGCTATGACCGTTCCATGCAGCAACAGGTGGTGGACAACACCCACTCCGGCGGCATGTGCATCAATGACGCGTTGATGCACGTGGCGCAGGACGACCTGCCATTCGGCGGCATTGGTGATTCCGGTATGGGGCATTACCACGGCAAGGAAGGCTTCCTGACGCTGTCCCATCACCGCGCGATCTTCAGCAAACAGAAGTTCAACAGCGGCAAATACGTCTACGCACCCCACGGCACTACTGCCCACAAGATGGTCTACAAGTTATTCATCCGCTGA